In the Salvia splendens isolate huo1 chromosome 16, SspV2, whole genome shotgun sequence genome, AGCTTCCCAACACGAACCTTTGACACATCGGGAGGGCACAATGCACAAAGGAGAAACAACAAACCCTGAAAAAGCAGATGAGTGCACATTGTGACAATAGTAATGTGCACAAAGAAAGCATCTCGATAACACTTTAACTTATGCATATAGCATACTTCACATGAAATTGAAGGAAATTGGATAAGCCTAATCCTCTTTCAATAATCTTACTTTATTAAGGCAAATATCCTCAATCAATAAGCTACTTAGAATTTGATTTCAATTAAACCGAATGGGATACAAACCTGATGAGTCGAATCAACGACTCCCCCCTGCTCGATCTCAGCCAACAGGGTCGCTGCAATCTTCTCACCGATGTCTCCTGGAGGACTCAATTCTTTCTTCTCCTCAAAttcatcctcctcctctccccCACGGTAGACTGCTGTATCAGCAGAAATGCAGCAGCCTGATGTGGTCTCAGCAACCAGAGTAATTCCGTATCCAGGGGACCTACAAACAAAGAAAAGTTCCCCAAGGATAGATATTAAGCAGCAATATCACTAAAGCACCATAACACAGCCCTAACAAATGATATTTTGAAGAATGCAATGAATAAACATACTCTCCAGCTTGCACTCCCGCTTTGTGGTCAGTGTATATGTGAACATCTGGAAGCAAACGATTGAAAATGCCACGAGCTTTATGCAGCATTTCATTCTCAAACTGAGACGATACTCTAGCTGAAAAGGAGTATCCTCTGATCCTCCTCACCAAGCCCTCATCAATCCAAATAGCTGCCTATTCGATGTCAAATGAGCAAGACATTAACAATTGGGTTTCATAGAGCAGTGCGGAAATGTGTTTATACGATAAACAAAAAAGTATGAGAGTATTTACTTCCAGTTCTTTCACAATCGGAACAGAAAGAATAACTTCTCCGCCACCTTTAGGAGGAACTCCCCGGTTCACGATTTTCAATTCGAGCCCTTCAGGAGGTACACCAAACTGCTTCAGTATAGGTAGTGTAGTTTTTTGAAAAGTGTCCACAGATGGATCCTTGGAATCATTTGTAATACCTAAAAATTTCAGGTAAATCTTAATCCAATGGAACAGAAGCTCTTCATTTTATTGGCAATTTGAACAAAGCAAGAAAAGCACCATTCATTCCCAATCagctagaaaataaaattacctttaagctTAATAGTGAGGGGCTTCTTCCCAAACAAACCTAACACAATCAGTGGCTCCAAGAAATACCCAATCGACCGCAACGTGCCGCAATCGTGAACCAAATGCCTCCCGCCCATCACAATCCCTGGCTTGTACTTGAACTTTGTACCTTGACTCCCAAAATCAAACAACCACAATTACAATTGTTTCCAGCTACAACATATCTAGCTAAACTTATGATAAAACAACAGCAGAAACAATAATAATACTAGTTATTATTATCAATCAATAAGTGAACAGTTAGAAATTTGATTTTTCCAATTACCGGTT is a window encoding:
- the LOC121769731 gene encoding probable RNA 3'-terminal phosphate cyclase-like protein; amino-acid sequence: MGKIQYKQLKGSQNMRLRLLLSTLSSTPIIIEDIRAEETLPGLRPYELSFLRLLEEVSDDCSVEINETGTKFKYKPGIVMGGRHLVHDCGTLRSIGYFLEPLIVLGLFGKKPLTIKLKGITNDSKDPSVDTFQKTTLPILKQFGVPPEGLELKIVNRGVPPKGGGEVILSVPIVKELEAAIWIDEGLVRRIRGYSFSARVSSQFENEMLHKARGIFNRLLPDVHIYTDHKAGVQAGESPGYGITLVAETTSGCCISADTAVYRGGEEEDEFEEKKELSPPGDIGEKIAATLLAEIEQGGVVDSTHQGLLFLLCALCPPDVSKVRVGKLSPYGIEVLRHISDFLKVKFSIKPDPATNTVILKCVGCGLKNLSRKAS